In the Chitinophagales bacterium genome, one interval contains:
- a CDS encoding AAA family ATPase: MELIGQNTTVDIASLNERINRESAFVELLSIELGKTIVGQKYMIERLMLALLSNGHILLEGVPGLAKTLAIKSLAAAIHARFARIQFTPDLLPADLIGTMIYSQKDGEFAVKKGPVFANFVLADEINRAPAKVQSALLEAMQERQVTIGDKTFKLDEPFLVLATQNPIEQEGTYPLPEAQVDRFMLKAVINYPKIDEEQLIIRQNMQLADKVINPVVNKEEIVNARKTVREIYMDEKIERYILHIVFATRKPEEYKLDKLKPLISYGGSPRASINIAVAAKAYAFIKRRGYVIPEDVRAICYDVMRHRIGLTYEAEADSVTPEDVISEILNAVEVP, translated from the coding sequence ATGGAACTGATCGGACAAAATACAACCGTTGATATCGCTTCGCTCAATGAGCGCATCAACCGCGAAAGCGCCTTCGTGGAACTGCTGAGTATCGAATTGGGCAAAACAATCGTAGGGCAGAAGTACATGATTGAACGACTCATGCTGGCCCTGCTGTCAAACGGACATATCCTGCTCGAAGGTGTTCCGGGGCTCGCGAAAACGCTGGCCATCAAATCGCTGGCGGCAGCCATTCATGCCAGGTTCGCAAGAATTCAATTCACGCCCGACCTGCTGCCGGCCGATCTGATCGGTACGATGATTTACAGTCAGAAGGACGGTGAATTCGCCGTGAAGAAGGGGCCGGTCTTCGCCAACTTTGTGCTGGCCGATGAGATTAACCGCGCTCCGGCAAAAGTGCAGTCAGCATTGCTCGAGGCGATGCAGGAAAGACAGGTGACTATCGGCGATAAAACCTTTAAACTGGACGAGCCTTTCCTGGTGCTGGCTACCCAGAATCCTATTGAACAGGAAGGAACGTATCCGTTGCCGGAAGCCCAGGTAGATCGATTCATGCTCAAGGCCGTGATCAACTATCCGAAGATTGATGAGGAGCAACTCATCATACGGCAAAACATGCAACTGGCTGATAAGGTCATCAATCCGGTCGTGAACAAGGAGGAAATAGTGAATGCGAGGAAGACCGTCCGTGAAATTTATATGGATGAGAAGATTGAACGTTATATCCTCCACATTGTCTTTGCAACCCGCAAACCGGAAGAATACAAACTGGATAAACTGAAACCACTGATCAGCTATGGCGGTTCGCCACGCGCCAGTATCAACATTGCCGTGGCGGCAAAAGCTTATGCATTCATAAAAAGGCGGGGATATGTGATTCCGGAAGATGTGCGTGCCATCTGCTATGATGTGATGCGTCATCGCATCGGTCTGACATACGAGGCGGAAGCTGATAGTGTAACGCCCGAGGATGTAATCAGTGAGATTTTAAATGCAGTGGAAGTACCATAG